One Streptomyces sp. RerS4 DNA segment encodes these proteins:
- a CDS encoding glucose 1-dehydrogenase, with protein MSDLRLLENKVIVITGASSGIGAAAARLFAAEGAAVVVTARRQGHLDALAEEIRRRGGQATAVVADVALSADMARVVARAVEEYGRLDGALNNAGWATAGTRVHETDDAVFDRVLDVNLRGVWNCLKHQLPAMLAAGRGGSIVNTASVAGVLATGATASYVAAKHAVIGLTKAAADEYAADGIRVNSLVVGSTRTELMTDIISHTPSLEEAFTGRSLQKRMADPDEVAQAAAWLCSDRSSFVTGTALPVDGGWTAA; from the coding sequence ATGAGCGACTTACGCCTGCTGGAGAACAAGGTCATCGTGATCACCGGCGCCTCCAGCGGCATCGGCGCCGCCGCCGCCCGGCTGTTCGCGGCGGAGGGCGCGGCCGTGGTCGTCACGGCCCGCCGGCAGGGGCACCTCGACGCGCTGGCCGAGGAGATACGCCGGCGTGGCGGGCAGGCGACCGCCGTGGTGGCCGACGTGGCCCTGTCCGCCGACATGGCCCGCGTGGTGGCCCGCGCGGTCGAGGAGTACGGCCGGCTCGACGGCGCCCTCAACAACGCCGGCTGGGCCACGGCCGGCACCCGCGTCCACGAGACCGACGACGCCGTCTTCGACCGGGTCCTCGACGTGAACCTGCGCGGCGTGTGGAACTGCCTCAAGCACCAGCTCCCCGCGATGCTCGCGGCCGGCCGCGGCGGATCCATCGTGAACACCGCCAGCGTGGCCGGGGTCCTCGCCACCGGCGCCACCGCCTCCTACGTCGCCGCCAAGCACGCGGTGATCGGCCTGACCAAGGCGGCCGCCGACGAGTACGCGGCCGACGGCATCCGGGTCAACTCCCTCGTGGTGGGCAGCACGCGGACGGAGCTGATGACCGACATCATCAGCCACACCCCCTCGCTGGAGGAGGCCTTCACCGGGCGCTCCCTGCAAAAGCGCATGGCCGACCCCGACGAGGTGGCCCAGGCGGCGGCATGGCTGTGCAGCGACCGCTCCTCCTTCGTCACCGGAACGGCGCTCCCCGTGGACGGGGGCTGGACGGCGGCCTAG
- a CDS encoding TetR/AcrR family transcriptional regulator, protein MANQQRAVRSRGALVRAAAAHFDEDGYAGTSLSQISKSAGISVGGLTFHFKSKAELAEAVEEVGRADTRAALERVRARPGPALRRLVELTLELTRQIGRNAAVRATIRLERERPGAQPWSATWLPDAHELLRQARDDGGLLRGTDPEAVAALVLSLVSATEMASRRPTGPAWSTEGAIRLLENTWRLVLTGILADRDAIAEVTRRPVDTTAPGRSGQVAH, encoded by the coding sequence ATGGCGAATCAGCAGAGGGCGGTCAGGAGCCGCGGCGCCCTCGTGCGGGCGGCCGCCGCGCACTTCGACGAGGACGGCTACGCCGGGACCTCGTTGTCACAGATCAGCAAGTCGGCCGGGATCTCGGTGGGCGGACTGACCTTCCACTTCAAGTCCAAGGCCGAACTGGCGGAGGCCGTCGAGGAGGTGGGCCGCGCGGACACCCGCGCGGCCCTGGAGCGCGTACGGGCCCGGCCCGGCCCCGCGCTGCGCCGGCTCGTCGAGCTGACCCTGGAGCTGACCCGGCAGATCGGCCGGAACGCGGCCGTACGGGCCACCATCCGCCTGGAACGCGAACGGCCCGGGGCGCAGCCCTGGTCCGCGACCTGGCTCCCGGACGCGCACGAGTTGCTGCGCCAGGCCCGCGACGACGGCGGGTTGCTGCGCGGGACGGACCCTGAGGCGGTGGCGGCGCTGGTGCTGAGCCTGGTGTCCGCCACGGAGATGGCCTCGCGGCGCCCCACGGGCCCGGCCTGGTCCACCGAGGGCGCGATCCGGCTGCTGGAGAACACCTGGCGGCTGGTCCTGACGGGGATACTGGCCGACCGGGACGCGATCGCGGAGGTCACCCGCCGCCCCGTCGACACCACCGCCCCGGGCCGCAGCGGCCAGGTGGCCCACTAG
- a CDS encoding transposase, translated as MAANASNLAQAPVSVMTEQLFGHLPRADQRYWAQAYLQGLLTTEGKKSVRRIAAAVSDSPTAPQSMHQFVNASPWDWDLARAELTRWVERRVEPQAWVLDTAVLRKRGEHSCGVHRRFVPATGRSVNCQVGVGAFLATETDAYPVDWGLLLPGAWAGDEERRSRARIPEGVTHRAVEQHTLDLADSLTANTRFGAPPIVADLTSCPGAAALVRALSARGRDFVVAVPGRIPVVPGVHSTGRATYVGGGGLPAAMEARRFFELKPESHFRLDTLGSHEGHPGRTSVVTGLVRLPELRTTRQNPHHTYRLFAVRHHAGRRSPQLWLTNMVYRRSDELVALAQLHRRTGVTVQRLEDDFGLLDFEGRSYPGWHHHMTLVSAAYAYGRLALPGDTAPEGRTA; from the coding sequence ATGGCGGCGAACGCCTCGAACCTTGCCCAAGCGCCCGTCTCGGTGATGACCGAACAGCTCTTCGGGCACCTGCCCCGGGCCGACCAGCGCTACTGGGCCCAGGCCTACCTCCAGGGCCTGCTCACCACCGAGGGCAAGAAGTCGGTACGGCGCATCGCCGCCGCCGTCTCCGATTCCCCGACGGCCCCCCAGTCCATGCACCAGTTCGTCAACGCGAGCCCCTGGGACTGGGACCTCGCCCGCGCCGAGCTGACCCGCTGGGTGGAGCGGCGGGTGGAGCCCCAGGCGTGGGTGCTCGACACCGCCGTCCTGCGCAAGCGCGGCGAACACTCCTGCGGCGTGCACCGCCGCTTCGTGCCCGCCACCGGACGCTCCGTCAACTGCCAGGTCGGCGTCGGCGCCTTCCTCGCCACCGAGACCGACGCCTACCCCGTCGACTGGGGCCTGCTGCTCCCCGGCGCCTGGGCCGGCGACGAGGAACGCCGCTCCCGGGCCCGGATCCCCGAGGGCGTCACCCACCGCGCCGTCGAACAGCACACCCTCGACCTCGCCGACTCCCTCACCGCCAACACCCGCTTCGGGGCCCCGCCGATCGTCGCCGACCTCACCTCGTGCCCCGGCGCCGCCGCGCTGGTACGGGCCCTGAGCGCGCGCGGCCGCGACTTCGTCGTGGCCGTACCCGGCCGCATACCGGTGGTGCCCGGCGTCCACAGCACCGGCCGGGCGACGTACGTGGGCGGCGGCGGACTGCCGGCCGCGATGGAGGCCCGACGCTTCTTCGAGCTCAAGCCCGAGAGCCACTTCCGCCTCGACACCCTCGGCAGCCACGAGGGCCACCCCGGCCGCACCTCCGTGGTCACCGGCCTGGTGCGCCTGCCCGAACTGCGCACCACCCGCCAGAACCCGCACCACACCTACCGGCTGTTCGCCGTACGCCACCACGCGGGCCGGCGCTCGCCCCAACTGTGGCTGACCAACATGGTCTACCGGCGCTCCGACGAACTCGTCGCCCTCGCCCAGCTCCACCGCCGGACCGGCGTCACCGTCCAGCGGCTGGAGGACGACTTCGGCCTGCTCGACTTCGAGGGCCGCTCCTACCCGGGCTGGCACCACCACATGACCCTGGTGTCGGCGGCCTACGCCTACGGCCGCCTCGCCCTCCCCGGCGACACCGCGCCCGAGGGCCGCACGGCCTGA
- a CDS encoding helix-turn-helix domain-containing protein, translating to MLPRTYEGQDCNLARSLEVIGERWSLLIVRSALLGVKRFDGFLGTLQIARNVLTNRLGRLVDLGILERVPYQDKPVRYEYPLTPMGRDLTTAVLALMQWGDRNLPTEDGPPRRAEHIGCDGHVHVRPVCDGCAREVHGEEVAVRRLR from the coding sequence ATGCTGCCACGGACATACGAAGGACAGGACTGCAACCTCGCCCGCTCCCTCGAAGTGATCGGCGAACGCTGGAGCCTCTTGATCGTGCGCTCGGCGCTGCTCGGCGTGAAGCGCTTCGACGGCTTCCTCGGCACCCTCCAGATCGCCCGCAACGTGCTCACCAACCGGCTCGGCCGGCTCGTCGACCTCGGGATCCTGGAGCGCGTTCCCTACCAGGACAAGCCCGTCCGCTACGAGTACCCGCTCACCCCCATGGGCCGGGACCTGACCACGGCCGTCCTCGCCCTCATGCAGTGGGGCGACCGCAACCTGCCCACCGAGGACGGCCCCCCGCGCCGCGCCGAACACATCGGCTGCGACGGCCACGTCCACGTCCGGCCCGTCTGCGACGGCTGCGCCCGCGAGGTGCACGGCGAGGAGGTCGCCGTCCGCCGACTGCGCTGA
- a CDS encoding DUF1702 family protein, with translation MATALGSLRRLLMAPSLREVSFSGRGFPVVESAATRQLETIPQAVVTGFEWGIEDRDLAETERRLSLVDAELRGFAYEGATMACVIRDAMGPGRGTRTADLLRGGGRPHIFLNYIGIGFAMSKLPRPLWKKVVPELEGEEFYPPMTWLAVDGYGFDKAYFDTRRWVDEQRPDTPYAWDGHPAYFQRAVDQGIGRALWFIGGARVDQVAASVRRFAADRQSDLWAGVGLAATFAGCSTAEDLAALGAAAGELADHVAQGSVFAAKARHFSRTVPEHTRTAVRALAGLTVEAAAALADDSAPATSPAGEVPTYELWRRAVREKLPVHSV, from the coding sequence GTGGCAACGGCACTGGGATCACTGCGCAGGCTGCTCATGGCTCCGTCCCTGCGGGAGGTGAGCTTCTCCGGCCGGGGCTTCCCCGTCGTCGAGAGCGCCGCCACACGCCAACTGGAGACCATCCCGCAGGCTGTCGTCACCGGCTTCGAATGGGGCATCGAGGACCGCGACCTGGCGGAGACCGAACGCCGGCTGTCGCTGGTCGACGCCGAACTGCGCGGTTTCGCCTACGAGGGCGCCACCATGGCCTGCGTCATCCGCGACGCCATGGGGCCGGGCCGCGGTACCCGCACCGCGGACCTCCTCCGCGGCGGCGGCCGGCCGCACATCTTCCTCAACTACATCGGCATCGGCTTCGCCATGTCCAAGCTGCCCCGGCCGCTGTGGAAGAAGGTCGTGCCCGAGCTGGAGGGCGAGGAGTTCTACCCGCCCATGACCTGGCTCGCCGTCGACGGCTACGGCTTCGACAAGGCCTACTTCGACACCCGCCGATGGGTCGACGAGCAGCGGCCCGACACCCCCTACGCCTGGGACGGACACCCCGCGTACTTCCAGCGGGCCGTCGACCAGGGCATCGGCCGCGCCCTGTGGTTCATCGGCGGCGCCCGCGTCGACCAGGTCGCCGCCTCCGTCCGCCGCTTCGCCGCCGACCGGCAGAGCGACCTGTGGGCCGGCGTCGGCCTCGCCGCCACCTTCGCCGGCTGCTCCACCGCCGAGGACCTCGCCGCCCTCGGCGCCGCCGCGGGCGAGCTGGCCGACCACGTCGCGCAGGGCTCCGTCTTCGCCGCGAAGGCCCGCCACTTCTCCCGTACCGTCCCCGAGCACACCCGCACCGCCGTGCGCGCGCTCGCCGGCCTGACCGTGGAGGCGGCCGCCGCGCTCGCCGACGACAGCGCCCCCGCCACGAGCCCCGCCGGCGAGGTCCCCACGTACGAACTCTGGCGCCGGGCCGTGCGCGAAAAGCTGCCCGTCCATTCTGTTTGA
- a CDS encoding DUF1702 family protein, with protein MSTLRALRRRILTPNVRETQLETRGFHVKNAAAKHQLETVGATFLQGYAYAVEARSAAQAEEWLETVPLAYRGFAYEGAGMGAVMLDSLTGGTKRLDGLLTGRGAHHDYMIYVGIGWAMARLPRFLWPDVTRFDPVLRWLILDGYGFHQAYFHTDGYVRDPLTAPPFHWKGGPDAYSARVVDQGIGRALWFVGGTDPEVVARLIAAYPEDRHGDLYAGSGLACTYAGSADEDELRRFAELAGPHLPNLAQGSAFACEARVKAGTVIDHTVMAARVLCGERTPEEASRVCLELRPTTCDGGDVPAFETWRQQIAEKITSPIIFQKGASA; from the coding sequence GTGTCCACCTTGCGTGCGCTGAGGCGCCGAATCCTCACGCCCAATGTACGGGAAACACAGCTGGAAACACGCGGATTCCACGTGAAGAACGCGGCCGCGAAGCACCAGCTGGAAACCGTCGGGGCGACCTTCCTCCAGGGGTACGCCTACGCGGTCGAGGCCCGCTCCGCCGCCCAGGCCGAGGAGTGGCTGGAGACCGTCCCCCTCGCCTACCGCGGCTTCGCCTACGAGGGCGCCGGCATGGGCGCCGTCATGCTCGACTCGCTCACCGGCGGGACCAAGCGGCTGGACGGCCTCCTCACCGGCCGGGGCGCCCACCACGACTACATGATCTACGTCGGGATCGGCTGGGCGATGGCCCGCCTGCCCCGCTTCCTGTGGCCCGACGTGACCCGCTTCGACCCGGTCCTGCGCTGGCTCATCCTCGACGGCTACGGCTTCCACCAGGCCTACTTCCACACCGACGGCTACGTCCGCGACCCGCTGACCGCGCCCCCCTTCCACTGGAAGGGCGGCCCCGACGCCTACAGCGCCCGCGTCGTGGACCAGGGCATCGGCCGCGCCCTGTGGTTCGTCGGCGGCACCGACCCCGAGGTCGTCGCGCGGCTGATCGCCGCCTACCCCGAGGACCGCCACGGCGACCTCTACGCCGGCTCCGGCCTGGCCTGCACCTACGCGGGCAGCGCCGACGAGGACGAGCTGCGCCGCTTCGCCGAACTCGCCGGCCCCCACCTGCCGAACCTGGCCCAGGGCTCCGCCTTCGCCTGCGAGGCCCGCGTCAAGGCCGGCACCGTCATCGACCACACCGTCATGGCCGCCCGCGTGCTGTGCGGCGAGCGCACCCCCGAGGAGGCCTCCCGGGTCTGCCTCGAACTGCGCCCCACCACCTGCGACGGCGGCGACGTGCCGGCGTTCGAGACCTGGCGGCAGCAGATCGCCGAGAAGATCACCTCTCCCATCATCTTCCAGAAGGGGGCAAGCGCATGA
- a CDS encoding CRTAC1 family protein yields MTHPISWIRRQAPGIIALTVMVSMFYAVKPDSQAVADDKQLAGNFNFVPMSIAMPAGYRQQTVRKVNKAYKHIEGWISSVGAGVAMNDLDGDGLANDLCITDPRIDQTVITPAPVPGRKSETYKPFVLDPAPLPKNDITAPIGCVPGDFNEDGATDVLVYYWGRTPVIYQAKKEARGRAETLDATAFVPVELVRGTGGAAYNGPLWNSNAATVADFDGDGHQDIYVGNYFPDSPVLDDTVDGGVTMNDSLSHAQNGGGGHFFRWTPQGFEEVTGVLPEGLGKGWTLAVSATDLDGDLKPEMYLAHDFGTSALLYNKSRPGKFEFAEVKASHTALMPKSKELGRSSFKGMGVDFADLDGDGMYDAFVSNITTSFGIQESNFAFLSTARDQSDLRTRFTSGEAPFVDRSAPLNLAWSGWGWDVKTGDFDNDGTQEITQATGFVKGKRNRWPQLQELATANDELVKHPYFWPNVEEGDDLAGDQFLRFFAKNKDGAYSNLSKQLGMGVPVPTRGIATGDADGDGRLDLVVARQWDAPVFYCNMSDSGNAFLGLRLTDENGSPVIGAQATVTQGRGKTLLGRVDGGSGHSGKRSHEVLFGLGEHTGPAQVHLSWRDRTGQVRNQDLQLTPGWHSLQLGAEAKEK; encoded by the coding sequence ATGACGCACCCCATTTCCTGGATTCGCCGGCAGGCCCCGGGAATCATTGCCCTCACCGTCATGGTGAGCATGTTCTACGCGGTGAAACCGGACTCCCAGGCCGTGGCCGACGACAAACAACTCGCCGGGAATTTCAATTTCGTCCCGATGTCGATCGCGATGCCCGCCGGATACCGCCAGCAGACCGTCCGCAAGGTCAACAAGGCGTACAAGCACATCGAGGGCTGGATCTCCTCCGTCGGCGCCGGCGTCGCCATGAACGACCTCGACGGCGACGGACTGGCCAACGACCTGTGCATCACCGACCCCCGCATCGACCAGACGGTGATCACGCCCGCGCCGGTCCCCGGCCGCAAGAGCGAGACGTACAAGCCCTTCGTGCTCGACCCGGCGCCGCTGCCGAAGAACGACATCACCGCGCCGATCGGCTGCGTCCCCGGCGACTTCAACGAGGACGGCGCCACCGACGTCCTCGTCTACTACTGGGGCCGCACCCCCGTCATCTACCAGGCGAAGAAGGAGGCCCGGGGCCGCGCGGAGACCCTGGACGCCACCGCCTTCGTCCCCGTCGAGCTGGTCCGCGGCACCGGCGGCGCCGCCTACAACGGCCCGCTGTGGAACTCCAACGCCGCCACCGTCGCCGACTTCGACGGAGACGGCCACCAGGACATCTACGTCGGCAACTACTTCCCCGACAGCCCCGTCCTGGACGACACCGTCGACGGCGGCGTCACCATGAACGACTCGCTCTCCCACGCCCAGAACGGCGGCGGCGGCCACTTCTTCCGCTGGACCCCCCAGGGCTTCGAGGAGGTCACCGGCGTCCTGCCCGAGGGCCTGGGCAAGGGCTGGACCCTCGCCGTCTCCGCCACCGACCTCGACGGCGACCTCAAGCCCGAGATGTACCTGGCGCACGACTTCGGCACCTCCGCCCTGCTCTACAACAAGTCCCGGCCGGGGAAGTTCGAGTTCGCCGAGGTCAAGGCATCCCACACCGCGCTGATGCCCAAGTCCAAGGAACTGGGCCGCAGCTCCTTCAAGGGCATGGGCGTCGACTTCGCCGACCTGGACGGCGACGGCATGTACGACGCCTTCGTCTCCAACATCACCACCTCCTTCGGCATCCAGGAATCCAACTTCGCCTTCCTCTCCACCGCCCGCGACCAGAGCGACCTGCGTACCCGCTTCACCTCCGGCGAAGCCCCGTTCGTCGACCGCAGCGCCCCCCTCAACCTCGCCTGGTCCGGCTGGGGCTGGGACGTGAAGACCGGCGACTTCGACAACGACGGCACGCAGGAGATCACCCAGGCCACCGGCTTCGTCAAGGGCAAGCGCAACCGCTGGCCCCAGCTCCAGGAGCTGGCCACAGCCAACGACGAACTCGTCAAGCACCCCTACTTCTGGCCCAACGTCGAAGAGGGCGACGACCTCGCCGGCGACCAGTTCCTGCGCTTCTTCGCCAAGAACAAGGACGGCGCGTACAGCAACCTGTCCAAGCAGCTCGGCATGGGCGTACCGGTGCCCACCCGGGGCATCGCCACCGGCGACGCCGACGGTGACGGCCGCCTCGACCTCGTCGTCGCCCGCCAGTGGGACGCCCCCGTCTTCTACTGCAACATGAGCGACTCCGGGAACGCGTTCCTGGGCCTGCGGCTCACCGACGAGAACGGCTCCCCCGTGATCGGTGCCCAGGCCACCGTCACCCAGGGCCGCGGCAAGACCCTGCTGGGCCGCGTCGACGGCGGCAGCGGCCACTCGGGCAAGCGCAGCCACGAGGTGCTCTTCGGGCTCGGCGAGCACACCGGCCCGGCGCAGGTCCACCTGAGCTGGCGCGACCGCACCGGCCAGGTACGCAACCAGGATCTTCAGCTGACCCCCGGCTGGCACTCGCTCCAGCTCGGCGCCGAGGCCAAGGAGAAGTGA
- a CDS encoding RnfABCDGE type electron transport complex subunit D: MTVSTTQKPAPPRHDVKVVTALRRFAISISVLNILGYTVLGFEQAWLWPFIAVATAYTTEIVLEAISARVDGRAPRYAGGGFKGLVEFLFPAHITGLAVNMLTYVNDRVWVMVFGVVVAVGTKWVLRAPLKGRMRHYMNPSNFGIAIILLLFPWASIAPPYHFTEYLHGPADWVLPAVIVALGTLLNAKLTGRMWLILAWLVGFALQAVVRGLIMGTAIPSALGMMTGTAFILFTNYMVTDPGTSPSKRNSQIAFGAGVAALYGLLTALGIAYGIFFATALVCLIRGGYLWGLHFLDKQRAAQAKEAAAGAARPEGLSVLPTPAPVPAPAAAASAPAALPAVALPAVAVDACAAGTCQHGKCASVRAARERKEVTV, from the coding sequence GTGACCGTGTCCACCACGCAGAAACCCGCCCCGCCACGCCACGACGTCAAGGTGGTCACCGCGCTCCGCCGGTTCGCCATCTCCATCTCCGTCCTGAACATCCTCGGCTACACCGTGCTCGGCTTCGAACAGGCCTGGCTGTGGCCGTTCATCGCGGTCGCCACCGCCTACACCACCGAGATCGTCCTGGAGGCGATCAGCGCCCGCGTCGACGGCCGCGCCCCCCGCTACGCCGGCGGCGGCTTCAAGGGACTCGTGGAGTTCCTCTTCCCCGCGCACATCACCGGTCTCGCCGTGAACATGCTGACCTACGTCAACGACCGCGTCTGGGTCATGGTCTTCGGCGTCGTCGTCGCCGTCGGCACCAAGTGGGTCCTGCGCGCCCCGCTCAAGGGACGCATGCGGCACTACATGAACCCGTCGAACTTCGGCATCGCGATCATCCTGCTGCTCTTCCCGTGGGCCAGCATCGCCCCGCCGTACCACTTCACCGAGTACCTGCACGGTCCCGCCGACTGGGTCCTGCCCGCCGTCATCGTCGCCCTCGGCACCCTGCTCAACGCCAAGCTGACGGGCCGCATGTGGCTCATCCTCGCCTGGCTGGTCGGCTTCGCCCTCCAGGCCGTCGTACGCGGTCTCATCATGGGCACCGCGATCCCCTCGGCGCTCGGCATGATGACCGGCACGGCCTTCATCCTCTTCACCAACTACATGGTCACCGACCCCGGGACCTCGCCGTCCAAGCGGAACTCGCAGATCGCCTTCGGCGCCGGCGTCGCCGCCCTGTACGGCCTGCTGACCGCGCTCGGCATCGCGTACGGCATCTTCTTCGCCACCGCCCTCGTCTGCCTCATCCGCGGCGGCTACCTGTGGGGCCTGCACTTCCTCGACAAGCAACGCGCCGCGCAGGCCAAGGAGGCCGCGGCCGGTGCCGCGCGCCCCGAGGGACTCAGCGTGCTCCCGACGCCCGCCCCCGTACCCGCCCCGGCGGCAGCGGCATCCGCGCCGGCCGCCCTCCCGGCCGTCGCCCTCCCGGCCGTCGCCGTCGACGCCTGCGCCGCGGGCACCTGCCAGCACGGAAAGTGCGCCTCCGTGCGCGCGGCACGGGAACGCAAGGAGGTCACCGTATGA